A single region of the Leptodactylus fuscus isolate aLepFus1 chromosome 5, aLepFus1.hap2, whole genome shotgun sequence genome encodes:
- the RBPMS2 gene encoding RNA-binding protein with multiple splicing 2: protein MSTLKPDTEHNNNLEEEVRTLFVSGLPIDIKPRELYLLFRPFKGYEGSLIKLTSKQPVGFVTFDNRAGAEAAKNALNGIRFDPENPQTLRLEFAKANTKMAKNKLMATPNPTNLHPALGAHFIARDPYDLTGAALIPASPEAWSPYPLYTTELAPAIPHAAFTYPAAAAAAAALHAQMRWYPPSEATQQGWKSRQFC, encoded by the exons GTCAGGACGCTGTTTGTCAGTGGTCTTCCGATAGACATCAAACCCAGGGAACTTTATTTGCTATTCAGACCATTTAAG GGTTATGAAGGATCACTGATCAAGCTAACCTCAAAACAG CCTGTAGGCTTTGTCACCTTTGATAACAGGGCAGGTGCAGAAGCTGCAAAGAATGCCTTAAAT GGTATCCGTTTTGATCCAGAGAACCCACAGACTTTAAGACTAGAGTTTGCGAAGGCCAACACAAAGATGGCCAAGAACAAATTAATGGCTACACCTAACCCCACAAACCTCCACCCTGCACTTGGAGCACACTTCATTGCACGAGATCCAT ATGACCTAACGGGTGCTGCACTAATTCCAGCCTCACCAGAAGCTTGGTCTCCCTATCCACTCTATACTACAGAGCTGGCACCAGCAATTCCTCACGCTGCATTTACATACCCAGCAGCGGCAGCCGCAGCAGCTGCCCTCCATGCACAG ATGCGTTGGTATCCACCCTCTGAAGCAACCCAGCAAGGATGGAAATCTCGTCAGTTCTGCTAA